The genomic stretch GTGGCGAAAAAATGGCACGAAGATGAACCCAAGCGCCCGCGCTACTACGCCGGTGATGACGCCGATGCCTATTGGTACAGCGCCACTGATGTGATCGTCGCGGCAGCGGTCAACAAACTGACCCCCGAGCAGCGCCAGCATTTCCATCCGTTCCTCAGCGGCTTCAACCCCAACGACAAGAATTCAGAGGCCCATATCCAGCGCATGCTCGACCTCAATCCGGGCCTGTGGCAGGGCATCGGTGAAGTGTTCACTCGCCACGATGACCTGACGGCGCTGACCTCCGGTGACACGCCGCGGGCCAATAACGAGGCCATGACGCGGATCTATCACCTGGCTGCCGAGAATGACCTGCCGGTGCTGGTGCATTCCAATATCACCTCCAAGCGCGAGCGCAACCCCCTGTATCTGGCTGAGATCGAAGAACCGCTGCGCAATCATCCTCACACCCGCTTTATCTGGGCCCACGCCGGCACCAGCTTGGAAATCCACCGGCACCAGACGCAGCTGGACTTTTTGTTGCCGACCCTGAGTCGCATGCTGGAAGCGTATCCCAACCTGTATATCGACCTGTCCTGGAGCGTGCTCACCCCCTACTTGCTGGACGAGGCGGGAAAGCCCCGGCCCGAATGGCTGAAGCTGGTGGAGCGCTTTCCCGAGCGCTTTATGCTGGGGTCTGATGTCGTAGGGCGGTTCAATAAGATCGGTAAGGAAATGCGCAGCTTCAATCCCTTCCTCGATGCGTTGCCTGAAGATGTTGCGCGAAAAGTCGCACGTGACAATTTCCTCGCGATCTTGCCCAAGACGCGCTGATTGGGTTTGTCATCGTCCCGTCACACCGGTGTCATAAGCTCCCGCCATCTCACTCAAGGAGCCCACTATGCACCTCACCCGTTTAAGCGCCCTGGCGGCATTGATGATGATCAGCGGCTTTGCCTGCGCCGAAGTCCGTATCGAAGGCCCGGTAGAGTTCGGCGTGTTTGAAGGCCCGAAAGCCGAGCTGCAGTCGGGCGAGCGTGTGTTGCGGCGCAGCAACGAACAGATCCAGACCACCACCGTGGTGCCGGCCAAGCTGGGGACCAAGTTCGGCCTGCGTTACCAGTTGCTGGGCAAGGTCGCCGAAGATACGCCGTTGACCTTGCTCTACTTCACCCCAGGCATCCGGACGGCTGATGGCCAGCGGCATGACAAACTTGAAGTGACCCAGAAACTGGTGCCCGGTGCACCTCAGGACGTGATGGCCTACGAGTTCACCGAAAGCTACGAAGTGGTACCGGGCGAATGGCGATTCATGGTGTTTCAGGGGGATCGCCTGCTGACGCAGAAGAGCTTTACTGTGCGCTGAATCGCTACAGTCATGGGGTCGGTAGATAAAGGCGTTTTGATATCGCGTTTTCGTCTTACGCAAAAAGTCGAAGACGCCGATACCTTTCAAGAGCAACCCGCTGCAGGTGGATGCAGCGCTCTTGAAAGGAATCTGAGCAATGAGTATCCGAAGTCTCAATATCGCTCCCCGTGCAGGCCTGGGTTTTGGATTGTTGGCGTTGATGGTGTTTGTGCTGGGCGGGTTCGCCTTGATGCAAATGGCCAATATGCGCGAGCAGTCGGACCAGGTGGAAACCAACTGGCTGCCCAGCGTGATGGCCGTCGGCGAAATGAATCAGGACCTGCTGCGGGTACGGGCCTTGACCTTGCGTCTGTTGGTCAACCGCGATCCACAGGCGGTGGCGCAGAATGAACAGAAAATCCTTGATATCAAAAAGCAGTTGCACAACGCGCAGTCGCTGTACGACGCCCTGATTGTCTTGCCCCAGGAGCGGGTGCTGTTCGACCGTTTCAAGGTCGAGGAGCAGCAATACCTGCAACGCCAGGAGCAGGTCATGGCGTTCTCCCGGCAGAACCAGGTGGAAGAGGCGATCAAGGTGGTCAATGGTGAGATGAATCACCTGGCCGATGCCTTGGCCGGCACCCTGGGCGAGTTGGTCACCCTCAACAAGGTCAGCGCCAACCAGGCGGCCATGCTTGCCCAGCAAGTGTTCAGTCAATCCCGGATCTGGGTGATCGGCATGATCGGCGTGACCGCGCTGATCACCATCGGCCTGGCGGTGCTGTTGACCCGCAGCATCGTGCTGCCGCTGGCGCAGTCGGTGAGGGTCGCCCAGGGGGTGGCCAGTGGCGACTTGACCGGTGAGATTGCCGTCAGCGGCAAGGACGAGCCAGCACGCCTGCAGCAGGCGCTCAAGAGCATGCAGGAAAACCTGCGTGAAACAATCCGGCGCATTTCCGACTCATCCAACCAGCTGGCTTCCGCTTCCGAGGAGCTCAGTTGTGTCACCGAAGACGCCACCCGTGGCCTGCACCAGCAAAGCCAGGAAATCGAACAGGCCGCCACGGCAGTCAATCAGATGACTGTTGCGGTGGAGGAAGTGGCCAGTAATGCCGTGGCCACTTCCCAGGCTTCGCGCGAATCCGATCGAATTGCCCAACAAGGGCGCGAGCAGGTGCATCAGACGGTACTGTCGATTGAGTCACTGGCCGACGACGTGACCGCCAATGCCACCCAGGTCGAGGACCTGGCGCAGAAGGTGTACGGCATCAGCAAGGTATTGGATGTGATCCGTGCGATTGCCGAGCAGACCAATCTATTGGCGCTGAATGCCGCAATCGAGGCGGCGCGGGCCGGCGAGGCCGGGCGGGGTTTTGCGGTGGTCGCCGATGAGGTGCGGGCACTGGCCCACCGTACCCAGCAATCGACCCGGGAGATCGAGCAGATGATCGGCGGGATTCAGCAGGGTACCGATCAGGCGGTCAGTTCCATGCAACAGAGCAACGGCCGGGCGCGTGCGACCCTGGACATTGCCAAGTCAGCGGGCACCGCGCTGGAGGAGATTGCTTCGGCGTTCACCCTGATCAACGAGCGCAACCTGGTGATCGCCAGCGCTTCGGAACAGCAGGCGGCGGTGGCGCGGGAGGTGGATCGCAACTTGATGAATATTCGCGACCTGGCGATGCAGACATCGGCGGGAGCCAATCAGACCAGCGCCGCGAGCCAGGAGCTGTCGCGGTTGGCGGTGGATCTGAACACCATGGTGGCGCGGTTTTCGGTGTAGGGCTTTAAACCGGGTTGAGCCCATCGCAGGCAAGCCAGCTCCCACATTGATCGTATTCCAACGCGGTCAAATGTGGGAGCTGGCTTGCCTGCGATGAAGGCGACACGGTCTAGCGTTAACCCCGCCCAATAAAAAACGCCCCGAACCAGTCGGGGCGTTTTCACATGCACAACCTGCGGGGTATTACTTACCCTGCCAGCGTTTCAGCACCAAGGTGGCGTTGGTGCCACCAAAGCCAAAGCTGTTGCTCATGACCGTGTTGATGGTGGCATCTTCACGGGTCTTGGTCAGGATCGGCATATCAGCAACAGCAGGGTCCAGCTCTTCGATGTTGGCCGAACCCGCCATGAAGTTGCCTTCCATCATCAGCAGGCAGTAGATCGCCTCGTGAACGCCTGCGGCGCCCAGGGAGTGACCCGACAAGCTCTTGGTAGAGCTGATGGCCGGGGCCTTGTCGCCGAATACCGCGCGTACGCCTTCCATTTCCTTGGAATCGCCCACCGGAGTGGAGGTGCCGTGGGTGTTCAGGTAGTCGATTGGCGTATCAACGGTGGCCATGGCCATCTGCATGCAGCGGATGGCACCTTCGCCGCTTGGCGCGACCATGTCGTAGCCGTCGGACGTCGCGCCGTAGCCGACGATTTCCGCGTAGATCTTCGCACCACGGGCCAGGGCGTGCTCCAGTTCCTCGACTACTACCATGCCGCCACCGCCGGCGATGACGAAACCGTCACGCTTGGCGTCGTAGGCACGAGAGGCTTTTTCCGGGGTTTCGTTGTACTGGGTGGACAGTGCGCCCATGGCGTCGAACAGGAACGATTGGCTCCAATGTTCTTCTTCACCGCCACCGGCGAAGACGATGTCTTGCTTGCCCAACTGAATCTGCTCGACCGCAGTACCAATGCAGTGGGCACTGGTGGCGCAGGCAGAGGAGATCGAGTAGTTCACGCCCTTGATCTGGAACGGAGTGGCCAGGCACGCGGAAACGGTGCTGCCCATGGTCCGCGTGACGCGGTACGGGCCAACGCGCTTGACGCCTTTCTCGCGCAGGATGTCCAGCGCTTCCATCTGGTTCAAGGTCGACGCGCCGCCGGAACCGGCGATCAGGCCGGTGCGCACGTTGGACACCTGGTCTTCGCTCAGGCCTGAGTCGGCGATTGCGTCTTTCATGGCCAGGTAGGCATAAGCAGCTGCGTGGCCAACGAAGCGATAGATCTTGCGATCGATCAGTTCTTCGAGGGGGAGGTCGATGGAGCCGGAAACCTGGCTACGCAGACCCATTTCGGCATATTCCGGGTTGAAGCGGATGCCAGGGCGACTTGCACGCAGGTTAGCGGAGACGGTCTCTTTGTCATTGCCCAGGCACGAAACGATGCCCAGACCAGTGATAACGACGCGGCGCATGCGGATAACCCTTAAAAGTTGTCAGTGGAAGTGAACACGCCGACGCGAAGGCCTTCGGCGGTGTAGATCTCGCGACCGTCGACGCTCACCGAACCATCGGCGATGGCCAGGTTCAGCTTGCCCTTGAGGACGCGCTTGATCTGAATGTTGTAGGTGACTTTCTTGGCGGTCGGCAGGACCTGGCCAAAGAACTTCACTTCGCCCGAACCCAGGGCGCGACCGCGGCCAGGCAAGCCTTGCCAACCGAGGAAGAAACCGACCAGTTGCCACATGGCATCAAGGCCCAGGCAGCCCGGCATGACCGGGTCACCTTCGAAATGGCAGGCGAAGAACCAGAGGTCCGGGGTGATATCCAGCTCGGCGACCAATTCACCTTTGCCGTACTTGCCACCCTCTTCGCTGATATGGGTGATGCGATCCACCATCAGCATGTTCGGGGCGGGCAGTTGCGCGTTACCTGGGCCGAACAGCTCACCGCGACTGCAGCGCAGCAGGTCTTCCCGGGTAAAGGCGTTTTGTTTGGTCATGCGAGCTCCTCAATAATCCCATGCGGCAGGGCCGGGCAAATCTTCCCGACCGACTGAAGCGTGCTTGCCTCATGTCGGCAGCCTACAGGTAGACTATTGCGTTGTAGTGAAAGTCACAGCATCAAGGACATGAATGTACACTTGTGCACTGAAATTTTAAACCGGACTCTTTTACAGGCCCGCTCGGGTGCCTAAGACTGCCGCACTTTCGTCTTTCACGCCAGTCGCAGTTGGCTGATGGTGCCCATCTAATGCACCCAGCGCTGTAGGATTTTTTGCAAATCCGTGCGTTTGAACGGCTTGGCCAGGTAATCGTTCATTCCAGCGGTCAGGCATGCCTCGCGATCGCCCTGTAGTGCATTGGCCGTCAGGGCAATGATCGGCAGGTCAGCGCAGCCAGGCAGTTGGCGGATCTGGCGGGTGGCTTCATAGCCGTCGATCACCGGCAGCCGGCAATCCATCAGGATCGCCGTGAAAATCAGGCTTTCGGCACTGCGAATCGCTTCGGCGCCATCGGTGGCAATGCTCACCTCAAACCCCAGGCTGCGCAGCATGGCTTCGACCACGGTGCGGTTGACCGGGTTGTCCTCCACCAGCAACACATTGCGGCCTTCACCGGCACTGGCTTTGTGCTGGGTGGGGGCGGCGATCTGCGGCAGGCTCTGTTGGTAGATCGCCAGGGGGATTTCCAGGGTGAATACCGACCCCAGCCCTTCCTCGCTCTGGGCGCGCAAAGTGCCGCCCATGCGTTCGGCCAGGGTGCGGGCAATCGGCAGGCCCAGGCCGGTGCCGCCGTAACGCCTGGAGATCGAGCTGTCAGCCTGCTGAAAGGCATCGAACATCAGTTCCAGGCGTTCGGCCGTGATGCCAATCCCGGTGTCGCGTACGGTGCAGGTGAACCAGAGCAATTCATGGTCCAGGGCTTGCCAGTTGGGCTCGACGCTGACCGTACCCTGCTCGGTGAATTTCAGCGCATTGCCGATCAGGTTCACCAGGATCTGGCGGATCCGCGTCGGGTCTCCCTGGACACGCAACGCGTCCATTCCCGGCGGGATCGGCAACTCCAGGACCAGCCCGCGTTGTATGGCGCTGTGCTGGAAGGCCTGGGCGCAGCTGTTGATCAGGTCCACCAGGTTGAACGGAATATGTTCAAGCTCCAGGGCCGAGCGTTCGATACGCGAGAAGTCGAGGATATCGTTGATGACTTTGAGCAGGTGTTCGGTGGATTCCGAGGCCAGTGCGGCGTATTCGGTCTGCTCATCGGTCATGGACGTGGTTTCGAGCAGTTGCAGCATGCCCAGTACACCATTCATCGGTGTGCGCAGTTCGTGGCTCATCATCGCCAGGAAGTCAGACTTGGCGCTGTTGGCGCGCTCGGCCTCTTCCCGCGTCTGGATCAATTGGGCCATTGCCTGCTGCTGTTCGCGGCTGGCGTGGTGCAAGCCTTCGGCAAGGTTGTTGATATGCCGTGACAGGTCGCCCAGTTCGGAGTCGTCGACAATCGGCAGTGGGGTCTTGTAGTCACCCTGCTGGATTGCCTTGACCGCATGGCCCATGGCGCTGATCGGTTGCGACAGGCTGGCGGCCAGGCGCCGCGCCAGCAGGAAGGTAAAGAGCAAGGCAAACAGCGCGAGAATCGCGGCCTTGAACAGGATCTCCTGTTGGCGCTGGCTGAAGGCGTCATTGGACATGCCGACGATCACCCGCCCCAGATAGTCGGCCCGGGGTGCCTTGGGCTGGGCAGTACTGTCCTGGAAAAAGTCGTTGCCCAACTGGATATGCTGCAGGCGTATCGGTGCCTGGAAGATCTTTACCGACAGCGAGCGGTCATGCTTTTCCGACGGCTGCTCGACATACACCAGAATATTTTCCGCGCTGTCCTGGATTTCCAGGAAGCGTACATGGGGCGTGGCCAGGGTCGCCCGCAGCAGGCTGTCGAGCACGTCGTTGTTGCCGGAGAT from Pseudomonas fluorescens encodes the following:
- a CDS encoding methyl-accepting chemotaxis protein gives rise to the protein MQENLRETIRRISDSSNQLASASEELSCVTEDATRGLHQQSQEIEQAATAVNQMTVAVEEVASNAVATSQASRESDRIAQQGREQVHQTVLSIESLADDVTANATQVEDLAQKVYGISKVLDVIRAIAEQTNLLALNAAIEAARAGEAGRGFAVVADEVRALAHRTQQSTREIEQMIGGIQQGTDQAVSSMQQSNGRARATLDIAKSAGTALEEIASAFTLINERNLVIASASEQQAAVAREVDRNLMNIRDLAMQTSAGANQTSAASQELSRLAVDLNTMVARFSV
- the fabB gene encoding beta-ketoacyl-ACP synthase I, whose translation is MRRVVITGLGIVSCLGNDKETVSANLRASRPGIRFNPEYAEMGLRSQVSGSIDLPLEELIDRKIYRFVGHAAAYAYLAMKDAIADSGLSEDQVSNVRTGLIAGSGGASTLNQMEALDILREKGVKRVGPYRVTRTMGSTVSACLATPFQIKGVNYSISSACATSAHCIGTAVEQIQLGKQDIVFAGGGEEEHWSQSFLFDAMGALSTQYNETPEKASRAYDAKRDGFVIAGGGGMVVVEELEHALARGAKIYAEIVGYGATSDGYDMVAPSGEGAIRCMQMAMATVDTPIDYLNTHGTSTPVGDSKEMEGVRAVFGDKAPAISSTKSLSGHSLGAAGVHEAIYCLLMMEGNFMAGSANIEELDPAVADMPILTKTREDATINTVMSNSFGFGGTNATLVLKRWQGK
- a CDS encoding DUF3859 domain-containing protein, whose amino-acid sequence is MHLTRLSALAALMMISGFACAEVRIEGPVEFGVFEGPKAELQSGERVLRRSNEQIQTTTVVPAKLGTKFGLRYQLLGKVAEDTPLTLLYFTPGIRTADGQRHDKLEVTQKLVPGAPQDVMAYEFTESYEVVPGEWRFMVFQGDRLLTQKSFTVR
- a CDS encoding ATP-binding protein, with protein sequence MTLRRRWDINTRTQIITLGPALLLTLLLISFFTFVRIQDLRQELDHTGQLIANQLAPATEYGVISGNNDVLDSLLRATLATPHVRFLEIQDSAENILVYVEQPSEKHDRSLSVKIFQAPIRLQHIQLGNDFFQDSTAQPKAPRADYLGRVIVGMSNDAFSQRQQEILFKAAILALFALLFTFLLARRLAASLSQPISAMGHAVKAIQQGDYKTPLPIVDDSELGDLSRHINNLAEGLHHASREQQQAMAQLIQTREEAERANSAKSDFLAMMSHELRTPMNGVLGMLQLLETTSMTDEQTEYAALASESTEHLLKVINDILDFSRIERSALELEHIPFNLVDLINSCAQAFQHSAIQRGLVLELPIPPGMDALRVQGDPTRIRQILVNLIGNALKFTEQGTVSVEPNWQALDHELLWFTCTVRDTGIGITAERLELMFDAFQQADSSISRRYGGTGLGLPIARTLAERMGGTLRAQSEEGLGSVFTLEIPLAIYQQSLPQIAAPTQHKASAGEGRNVLLVEDNPVNRTVVEAMLRSLGFEVSIATDGAEAIRSAESLIFTAILMDCRLPVIDGYEATRQIRQLPGCADLPIIALTANALQGDREACLTAGMNDYLAKPFKRTDLQKILQRWVH
- the fabA gene encoding 3-hydroxyacyl-[acyl-carrier-protein] dehydratase FabA, translating into MTKQNAFTREDLLRCSRGELFGPGNAQLPAPNMLMVDRITHISEEGGKYGKGELVAELDITPDLWFFACHFEGDPVMPGCLGLDAMWQLVGFFLGWQGLPGRGRALGSGEVKFFGQVLPTAKKVTYNIQIKRVLKGKLNLAIADGSVSVDGREIYTAEGLRVGVFTSTDNF
- a CDS encoding amidohydrolase family protein codes for the protein MPWTRLSLTLLLAASSFAVQARDYTYSDAHLHYVDFFQETAGMDKLLKAMADNRVEHVMISGVPVAKKWHEDEPKRPRYYAGDDADAYWYSATDVIVAAAVNKLTPEQRQHFHPFLSGFNPNDKNSEAHIQRMLDLNPGLWQGIGEVFTRHDDLTALTSGDTPRANNEAMTRIYHLAAENDLPVLVHSNITSKRERNPLYLAEIEEPLRNHPHTRFIWAHAGTSLEIHRHQTQLDFLLPTLSRMLEAYPNLYIDLSWSVLTPYLLDEAGKPRPEWLKLVERFPERFMLGSDVVGRFNKIGKEMRSFNPFLDALPEDVARKVARDNFLAILPKTR